Part of the Deltaproteobacteria bacterium genome, CCGGCGAGCTTTAGAATGGAGCGCGACGGGTTTCACTCAATGGTTAGTTTGATCGGTGAACCTTACCAAAACGTCGGTCTGGTCGTGCGCAAAAGCCGCTTCGACGAGCTCGGGCCGCGGCTGGTGCCGTTGCTGCGCGCCGTGCGCAGCGGCATCGATCGCTACTACGCCGATAAACCGTTCGCTATGAAAGTGCTGGCCAAATACACCAGGGAAAGCGAAAACGACATCGTCGATCGCAGCTATGAGTTTTATAAAAAAGCCGGGTTTCGCCGCGAGCTGGTGACGTCAGAGCCGGGGCTGCAAGGCATGCTCGATTTCTTGTCGGAGTCGATGCCCGAAGCCAAGACGGCCAAGCCGGCGCAGTTTTTCGACGATCGATTTGTCCGGCAAGTTAATAAATAGACACCAGGCAATAGGCAAGAGGCAGTAGGCAATAGTCGGAATCGGATTATTTAACCGCAAACGCAAAATCATAGACGCGCACTTTACTGCGCCCGGTGGAGGCGAATATGTATAACGGTCCGGTGATCGATGCCGATGGGCATGTTTTGGAAAAGGAAAAATATATTCGCAAATATCTCGGCGAACCTTGGAACAAGCGCTCGACGGCGCTGCGCACCCGCGAGGTTTGTCACTATGGCGAAAAAAAAGGGGAAAGCGCAAGCTTTCCCCTTTGCCTGATTGAATCGTCTGAGTTTAGTTAATGGTTATCTGGCGCGGCTTGGCCTCTTCCGCTTTGGGCACGTGGATTTCCAGGATGCCGTCGCGGTAGGAAGCGATGATGCCCTCCTGCTTTACTTTCTCCGGCAGGTAGAAGGAGCGGGTAAATTTGCCGCTCGCTCTTTCGCTGCGGTGTATCTCGAAGCCTTCAGCGGGCTTTTCATACTTGCGCTCCCCGCTTAACGATAGGGTGCCGTCGTTGAGCTCCAGTTTGAAATCCTCTTTTTTCATGCCCGGCAGCTCAGCGCGAATTAAGTAGGCTTCCTTGCTTTCCAATATGTCGACTGGCGGCAGCCATGCGCCATTGGTGTGGGCCCAGCCCGGTACGAAGCTGTTATCGAACAGATCGTTGACCCGGCTGTGCAGTCTGCTCAGTCCATCAA contains:
- a CDS encoding Hsp20/alpha crystallin family protein, translated to MELVRWEPFDGLSRLHSRVNDLFDNSFVPGWAHTNGAWLPPVDILESKEAYLIRAELPGMKKEDFKLELNDGTLSLSGERKYEKPAEGFEIHRSERASGKFTRSFYLPEKVKQEGIIASYRDGILEIHVPKAEEAKPRQITIN